A single window of Eucalyptus grandis isolate ANBG69807.140 chromosome 1, ASM1654582v1, whole genome shotgun sequence DNA harbors:
- the LOC120296568 gene encoding uncharacterized protein LOC120296568: MYGWLDRARLFNITQNLNELKQGNLSVTACFNRLSSLWNELKLAEEWLEGPESTLRQYKEIREREKATRFLLILNESYSTFRSQILAMEPPPSLGRIYQLAVQEENQRVGSAGHARIGESLSLAAFPTGGGSGKMVVGNDGATIGRGGILEASGRVAATARKNEGNPSYFGMDGQDHNRRSDGWNLLEKSSGWDLRGESDGS; the protein is encoded by the coding sequence ATGTATGGCTGGCTCGACCGAGCGCGGCTCTTCAATATAACCCAAAATCTGAATGAGTTGAAGCAAGGGAACCTCTCGGTTACCGCTTGCTTCAACCGTCTCTCATCCCTGTGGAATGAACTCAAATTAGCAGAAGAATGGTTAGAGGGACCCGAAAGCACCCTAAGACAgtataaagaaattagggagagagaaaaagctaCAAGATTTCTACTCATCCTCAACGAGTCTTACTCGACGTTTCGGTCTCAAATTCTTGCCATGGAACCTCCACCGTCTCTCGGCCGAATATATCAGTTAGCCGTCCAAGAAGAAAATCAGCGAGTTGGCTCCGCTGGACACGCTCGAATAGGAGAGAGTCTGAGTCTTGCCGCCTTTCCGACTGGTGGTGGCTCCGGGAAGATGGTGGTCGGCAACGATGGAGCCACGATCGGAAGAGGCGGAATCCTCGAAGCATCTGGTCGAGTTGCTGCTACGGCAAGAAAGAATGAAGGGAACCCTAGCTATTTTGGTATGGACGGACAGGATCACAACAGGAGATCAGACGGCTGGAATTTGCTTGAAAAATCGAGCGGCTGGGATCTACGCGGGGAATCGGACGGCTCTTGA
- the LOC104437201 gene encoding caffeic acid 3-O-methyltransferase translates to MGSARSETQMTPTQVSDEGANLFAMQLVTASVLPRVLKTTIELDLLEIMARAGPGAYLTPAEVASQLPTQNPDAPVMLDRIFQLLASYSVLTCTLRDLPEGKVERLYGLAPVCKFLMKNEDGISIAPLNLMNHSKLAVESWNCLKDAILDGGIPFNKAHGMTAFDYLGTDPRLNKTFNRLMSDLSTITMKKILETYNGFEGLKTVVDVGGGTGVVLNMIITKYPSIKGINFDLPHVIENAPSYHGVDHVGGDMFVSVPKGNAIIIKWICHNWSDEDCAKLLKNCYDALPVNGRVIVAEHILPVYPDPSLATKGVSHMDCLMLAYCPGGKERTEKEFEALAKGTGFQGFRVTCRAFNSYIMEFLKTA, encoded by the exons ATGGGTTCAGCAAGATCCGAGACCCAAATGACCCCTACCCAAGTCTCGGACGAGGGGGCGAACCTCTTTGCCATGCAGCTGGTGACCGCCTCCGTTCTCCCTAGGGTCCTCAAGACCACCATCGAGCTCGACCTCCTCGAGATCATGGCCAGGGCCGGGCCAGGTGCCTACCTTACCCCCGCGGAAGTCGCGTCCCAGCTCCCAACCCAGAACCCCGATGCCCCGGTCATGCTCGATCGGATCTTCCAGCTGCTGGCCAGCTATTCTGTGCTCACGTGCACCCTTCGTGACCTCCCCGAGGGCAAGGTTGAGCGGCTTTATGGTTTAGCTCCGGTGTGCAAGTTCCTGATGAAGAAcgaggatgggatctcaattgCCCCGCTCAACTTGATGAACCACAGCAAACTTGCCGTGGAAAGCTG GAACTGCTTAAAAGATGCGATTCTCGACGGTGGAATCCCGTTCAACAAGGCACACGGGATGACTGCATTTGACTATCTAGGCACCGACCCGAGATTGAACAAGACCTTCAACCGGTTAATGTCTGATCTTTCCACCATTACGATGAAGAAGATACTAGAAACGTACAACGGCTTTGAGGGCCTCAAGACAGTGGTTGATGTTGGAGGCGGCACTGGGGTCGTGCTTAACATGATCATAACCAAATACCCGTCAATTAAAGGCATCAACTTCGACTTGCCTCACGTGATTGAAAATGCTCCATCCTATCATG GTGTCGACCACGTTGGAGGCGACATGTTCGTCAGTGTTCCAAAGGGAAATGCCATTATCATTAAG TGGATATGCCATAATTGGAGCGATGAAGATTGCGCAAAGCTCCTTAAAAACTGCTACGATGCGCTTCCGGTAAATGGTAGGGTGATCGTTGCAGAACACATACTCCCCGTGTACCCCGACCCAAGCCTAGCAACCAAGGGAGTGAGCCACATGGACTGCCTCATGTTGGCCTACTGCCCTGGCGGGAAAGAGAGGACGGAGAAGGAGTTCGAggctttggccaaagggacggGGTTTCAGGGCTTCCGAGTCACGTGTCGCGCTTTCAACTCTTACATCATGGAATTCTTGAAGACCGCTTGA